One Peptostreptococcus equinus genomic window carries:
- a CDS encoding biosynthetic peptidoglycan transglycosylase, translated as MSDNNEINKIRRKKVSSKSKNNAPIDLSQKRREKFSYEDTSLSSRIERRNEELRRNREREFTSSNRIDGSKYKYNKYPIDDNRLPSDRHIDYNEIKRKRYKDNFDKNSNKIRIKKTQSSGSEFKNESDLKNNEINYRRSRYKDEEDIVSRKFSISNVFRNRFIRNNKEEYDYDDLYEEYSHENDTKRAMVFRILKRLIISFLIIFILISSAGFLYFRSVVADMPELTKRTVRESYINKDPVSIKRIPKELQNAVISIEDERFYKHGGVDYKSMMRSLFVNIKYGPSQGGSTIDMQVSKNLLTSNEKSLKRKVQDMYNAYRLNKIMTKDEILEAYLNNIYLGKSSYGVQAGSQLYFGKNVWELTFGQSTMLAGITNNPALYQNYEQAKKRQALVLKKMYNLGYIKENVYKAQLYRDTPFKSEIDR; from the coding sequence ATGTCAGATAACAACGAAATTAACAAAATTAGAAGAAAAAAAGTTTCGTCAAAATCCAAAAATAATGCTCCCATAGACCTATCACAAAAGCGTAGGGAAAAATTTAGCTACGAAGATACAAGTCTTTCCAGTAGGATAGAGAGAAGAAATGAAGAATTGAGACGAAATCGTGAAAGAGAGTTTACTAGTAGTAATAGAATAGATGGCTCTAAATACAAGTATAACAAATATCCTATAGATGATAATAGATTACCTAGTGATAGACATATCGATTATAACGAAATCAAAAGGAAAAGATATAAAGATAATTTTGATAAAAATTCTAACAAAATTAGGATAAAAAAAACTCAATCAAGTGGATCTGAATTTAAAAATGAATCTGATTTAAAAAATAATGAAATCAATTATAGGCGAAGTAGATATAAAGACGAAGAAGATATTGTAAGTAGAAAATTTTCTATTAGTAATGTTTTTCGAAATAGATTTATAAGAAATAATAAAGAAGAATATGATTATGATGATTTATATGAAGAATATAGTCATGAGAACGATACAAAAAGAGCAATGGTTTTTAGGATTTTAAAAAGACTTATAATATCATTTTTAATTATATTTATACTTATTAGTTCTGCAGGATTTTTATATTTTAGAAGTGTAGTTGCAGATATGCCAGAACTTACTAAAAGAACAGTAAGAGAATCATATATTAATAAGGATCCAGTCTCTATAAAGAGAATACCTAAAGAATTACAGAATGCTGTTATTTCTATTGAAGATGAAAGATTTTATAAACATGGTGGAGTAGACTATAAATCAATGATGAGATCTCTATTTGTAAATATAAAATATGGTCCTAGTCAAGGTGGAAGTACTATAGATATGCAGGTATCAAAAAATTTACTCACAAGTAATGAGAAATCTTTAAAAAGAAAAGTACAAGATATGTATAATGCATATAGATTAAATAAGATAATGACTAAAGATGAAATATTGGAAGCATATCTAAATAATATATATTTGGGTAAATCATCTTATGGTGTACAAGCAGGATCCCAATTGTACTTTGGGAAGAATGTGTGGGAGTTGACATTTGGTCAGTCAACGATGTTGGCTGGCATTACAAATAATCCAGCATTATATCAAAATTATGAACAAGCAAAGAAGAGACAAGCCTTAGTACTTAAGAAAATGTATAATTTAGGATATATAAAAGAAAATGTATATAAGGCACAACTTTATAGAGACACACCTTTTAAATCAGAAATAGATAGATAA
- a CDS encoding type IA DNA topoisomerase has product MILVLAEKPSVAKTIATFLKANNRRDGYFEGDKYIITYAVGHLISLYDMKDYDKEKYSGSWKMDNYPFIPENKFKFKVDKDKQKQFKIVESLINREDIEYIINATDNDREGELISFLILMMAKNTKRVKRILVNEWTPEDITRGLENLKDDEEMRNLQAAGYTRLLTDWLVGINFTCAATLKYGNGKLLNIGRVILPTVKLIYDRDMQIKNFVPEKYYEIEGKFLAENGEYTGKYKAKKDNKFDKEEDAKAVIDDIKSNIAIIKDKKVTRSKEYAPKLFSLTSLQGYITSKYASFTSDKVLSVCQSLYEGKGKGGYITYPRTDSIYLEESLVDKVKKTLDVQKNGHPNESLIKFSKSKRVFDSSKVESHSAIIPTYILAPDSLTSDEKIVYNAIKNRFLANFMPPAEYENTEIITSVDKHDFITKGKVLVSKGYLNLFAKESKNNLLPIVNKGEEVKVISILPVEKLTSPPKPYTEDTLLKAMKNCGKNVSEDDTSVLSGYSIGTSATRAEVLKKIKQVGYVNKKGKNYYITQLGINLVEIFPVKNLFDVDFTGKLEKSLLDIQKGQFNRKEYLNMVCKFVYENVNKIKTDRFRPINPEKIVYNPKTKKFVKESNLGKETKSEKKSSNKAGADKSVNNKTRKEKDIDKETGLEIIALCPECGGSVLESDKAWACKNYKKCGFTLWKNDDVLNKYNKKANKTLAKSLCKNKKATMSGLIDDKNEKFKANITYDIVDNKTILRISKR; this is encoded by the coding sequence ATGATTTTAGTCTTAGCTGAAAAACCATCTGTTGCAAAAACCATAGCAACATTTTTAAAAGCTAACAATAGACGCGATGGATATTTTGAAGGTGATAAATATATAATTACATATGCAGTAGGTCATCTAATCTCTCTTTATGATATGAAAGATTATGATAAAGAAAAATATTCAGGATCATGGAAAATGGATAACTATCCATTTATACCAGAGAATAAATTTAAGTTCAAAGTAGATAAAGATAAGCAAAAACAATTTAAAATAGTTGAATCTCTTATTAATAGAGAAGATATAGAATATATTATAAATGCTACAGATAATGATAGAGAAGGAGAATTAATTTCTTTTCTCATTCTTATGATGGCAAAAAATACAAAGAGAGTAAAAAGAATTCTTGTAAATGAGTGGACACCTGAGGATATAACTAGAGGCCTAGAAAACCTTAAAGATGATGAGGAAATGAGAAACCTTCAAGCTGCAGGTTATACTAGACTTTTGACTGATTGGTTAGTAGGGATTAATTTTACATGTGCAGCAACACTAAAATATGGCAACGGTAAATTATTGAATATAGGTAGAGTTATTCTTCCTACTGTAAAATTGATTTATGATAGAGATATGCAGATAAAAAATTTTGTTCCAGAAAAGTATTATGAAATTGAAGGTAAGTTTTTAGCTGAAAATGGAGAGTATACTGGTAAGTATAAGGCAAAAAAAGACAATAAATTCGACAAAGAAGAAGATGCAAAGGCAGTTATAGATGATATTAAGTCAAATATAGCTATAATTAAAGACAAAAAGGTAACACGTTCGAAAGAATATGCTCCTAAACTTTTTTCTCTTACTTCTTTGCAGGGATATATTACATCTAAATACGCTTCATTCACTTCAGATAAGGTTTTAAGCGTATGCCAGTCATTGTATGAAGGAAAAGGTAAAGGTGGATATATTACATATCCTAGAACGGATTCCATTTATTTAGAAGAATCCTTAGTTGATAAGGTAAAGAAAACATTAGATGTGCAAAAAAATGGACATCCTAATGAATCATTGATTAAATTTTCCAAATCAAAAAGAGTTTTCGATTCTTCAAAGGTGGAAAGCCATAGTGCTATAATACCTACCTACATACTTGCACCTGATTCACTAACATCAGATGAAAAGATTGTATATAATGCAATTAAAAATAGGTTTTTAGCGAACTTTATGCCACCAGCTGAATATGAAAATACAGAAATAATAACAAGTGTTGATAAACATGATTTTATTACAAAAGGCAAAGTTTTGGTGTCAAAGGGATATCTAAATTTGTTCGCAAAAGAGAGTAAAAATAATTTACTACCCATAGTGAATAAAGGTGAAGAGGTTAAAGTAATTAGTATTTTACCAGTAGAAAAACTTACTAGTCCACCAAAGCCGTATACAGAAGATACTCTTTTAAAGGCAATGAAAAATTGTGGTAAAAATGTATCTGAAGATGATACAAGTGTTTTATCTGGATATTCTATTGGTACATCTGCAACTAGGGCTGAAGTACTGAAAAAAATTAAGCAGGTTGGATATGTAAATAAAAAAGGAAAAAACTATTATATTACACAATTAGGTATAAATTTGGTGGAGATATTTCCAGTTAAAAATCTTTTTGATGTTGATTTTACAGGAAAATTAGAGAAAAGCCTTTTAGATATTCAAAAAGGGCAATTTAATCGAAAAGAATACTTGAATATGGTATGCAAATTTGTTTATGAAAATGTAAATAAAATAAAAACTGACAGATTTAGACCGATAAACCCTGAAAAGATTGTATATAATCCTAAAACAAAGAAATTTGTAAAAGAATCAAATTTAGGTAAGGAAACTAAATCTGAAAAAAAATCATCTAATAAAGCTGGTGCTGATAAATCAGTTAATAATAAAACTAGAAAAGAAAAAGATATAGACAAAGAAACAGGATTAGAAATAATAGCTCTATGCCCAGAGTGTGGAGGTTCTGTATTAGAGTCAGATAAAGCATGGGCATGTAAAAATTATAAAAAATGTGGATTTACCTTATGGAAAAATGATGATGTACTTAATAAGTATAATAAAAAAGCAAATAAAACATTAGCGAAATCGCTGTGCAAAAACAAGAAAGCTACAATGAGTGGTCTTATAGATGATAAGAATGAAAAATTTAAGGCCAACATAACTTATGATATTGTAGATAATAAGACTATACTAAGAATTTCTAAACGGTAA
- the purF gene encoding amidophosphoribosyltransferase, translating to MTKEILTGLGEECGVFGAYDFDGDDVASYIYYGLFALQHRGQESAGISVTDTDGESKNVMYHKDTGLVNEVFNKNTLNSLKGNLGVGHVRYSTAGGVGRENAQPFVIHYQKGILSMAHNGNLTNASQLKEELSQTGAIFQTNTDSEVIAYLIAKERLTSETVEEAVKSATQKLAGAFSLVVGSPSKLIGARDPLGFRPLCIGRKDNTLFLSSESAALDTIGAEFIRDVKPGEIVTIVDNEIYSDRICPPVAEARCIFEYIYFARTDSCIDGQSVYVSRTKAGAILAKNAPVEADLVVGVPESGLAAAIGYSEESGIPYGMAFYKNSYVGRTFIKPKQNERTSSVQAKLNVIREVVKGKRIVMVDDSIVRGTTIKNIVKMLKNAGALEVHVRVSSPPFKFPCYYGTDVPTSENLVACNNSIEEIRQGINADSLSFLGLEDLQELCPGLEFCDACFTGNHRGGVPKEEVDMKACSSEKIVF from the coding sequence ATGACTAAGGAAATATTGACAGGTTTAGGCGAAGAGTGCGGAGTATTTGGAGCTTATGATTTTGACGGAGATGATGTAGCATCATATATATATTATGGACTTTTTGCTTTACAGCATAGAGGACAAGAGAGTGCAGGTATTTCAGTAACTGATACAGATGGAGAAAGCAAAAATGTTATGTATCATAAAGATACTGGACTTGTTAATGAGGTTTTTAATAAAAATACATTAAACTCACTAAAGGGTAATTTAGGTGTTGGGCATGTTAGATATTCTACAGCTGGTGGAGTAGGAAGAGAGAATGCACAACCATTTGTAATACACTACCAAAAAGGTATATTATCAATGGCACATAATGGAAATCTAACTAATGCTAGTCAATTAAAAGAAGAATTATCTCAAACAGGTGCTATATTTCAGACCAACACAGATTCAGAGGTTATAGCATATTTAATTGCAAAAGAAAGACTTACATCAGAAACTGTTGAAGAAGCTGTAAAATCTGCTACGCAAAAACTGGCAGGTGCATTTTCATTGGTTGTTGGAAGTCCTTCAAAATTAATCGGAGCAAGAGATCCATTAGGTTTTAGACCCTTATGCATTGGAAGAAAAGATAATACACTATTCCTAAGTTCAGAATCCGCAGCACTTGATACCATTGGAGCTGAATTTATAAGAGATGTAAAACCTGGAGAGATTGTAACAATAGTTGACAATGAAATATATAGTGACAGAATATGCCCTCCTGTTGCTGAAGCAAGATGTATATTTGAATATATATATTTTGCTAGAACAGATAGTTGTATAGACGGACAAAGCGTATATGTTTCAAGAACAAAGGCTGGAGCTATATTAGCAAAAAATGCACCAGTTGAAGCTGATTTAGTTGTTGGAGTGCCAGAATCGGGTCTAGCAGCTGCTATTGGATATTCAGAAGAGTCAGGTATTCCTTATGGCATGGCTTTTTATAAAAACTCCTACGTAGGAAGAACATTTATTAAACCAAAACAAAATGAAAGAACATCAAGTGTTCAAGCTAAGCTAAATGTAATTAGAGAAGTTGTCAAGGGTAAAAGAATTGTAATGGTTGATGACTCTATAGTTAGAGGTACAACTATAAAAAATATAGTAAAAATGCTTAAAAATGCTGGTGCCTTAGAAGTACATGTTAGAGTCAGTTCACCGCCATTTAAATTCCCTTGTTATTATGGTACAGATGTACCTACTAGCGAAAATTTAGTAGCATGTAATAATTCTATTGAAGAAATAAGACAAGGAATTAATGCTGATTCACTATCATTCTTGGGTCTAGAAGATTTACAAGAATTATGTCCAGGTCTTGAATTTTGTGATGCTTGTTTTACTGGTAATCACAGAGGTGGAGTACCAAAAGAAGAAGTAGATATGAAGGCATGCTCATCGGAAAAGATAGTATTTTAA
- a CDS encoding tRNA 2-thiocytidine biosynthesis TtcA family protein produces the protein MEAIVADNGIAGNGCEILVPDEDKKTLKEIEKSITKRYRKKLWSKFIKAIKTYELVEEGDKIAVAISGGKDSILMAKMFQELKRHSQVNFEVVYLAMDPGYHDSIRKLLEDNMEYLDVPLNIFDANIFDVADKIASDYPCYMCARMRRGALYGKAEELGCNKLALGHHFDDVIETTMLNVLCSGNFKTMLPKLKSTNFKGLELIRPLYYIREDDIIKWINYIGIWPLNCACMVAAKKTGNKRYEIKDLIRNLSKNFTNVEKSIFKAAENVNIDSVLGWQIDGHRHTFLEKFEEEE, from the coding sequence ATGGAGGCAATAGTGGCAGATAATGGTATTGCGGGTAACGGATGTGAGATATTAGTTCCCGATGAAGATAAAAAGACTTTAAAAGAGATAGAAAAGTCAATTACAAAAAGGTATAGAAAAAAACTGTGGTCTAAATTTATAAAGGCTATAAAGACATATGAATTGGTAGAAGAAGGTGACAAGATAGCAGTAGCTATTTCAGGTGGTAAAGATAGTATATTGATGGCAAAAATGTTTCAAGAGCTAAAAAGGCATTCTCAAGTAAACTTTGAAGTGGTATACTTGGCTATGGATCCAGGCTATCATGATAGCATTAGAAAGTTATTAGAGGATAATATGGAGTATTTAGATGTACCGCTTAACATATTTGATGCAAATATATTTGATGTTGCTGATAAGATAGCTAGTGATTATCCTTGCTATATGTGTGCAAGAATGAGAAGAGGAGCTCTTTATGGCAAAGCTGAAGAATTGGGTTGCAACAAACTTGCGCTAGGACATCATTTTGATGATGTAATAGAAACAACAATGCTAAACGTGTTATGTTCTGGTAACTTCAAAACTATGTTACCAAAGTTAAAATCTACAAATTTCAAAGGATTAGAGTTAATAAGACCTTTATATTATATTAGAGAAGACGATATAATTAAATGGATTAACTATATTGGTATATGGCCACTTAACTGTGCATGTATGGTTGCAGCAAAAAAAACTGGAAACAAGAGATATGAAATAAAGGATTTAATAAGAAACTTATCTAAAAATTTCACTAATGTTGAAAAATCTATTTTTAAGGCTGCAGAAAATGTAAATATAGACTCTGTATTGGGATGGCAGATAGATGGGCACAGACATACGTTTTTAGAAAAGTTTGAAGAGGAGGAGTAA
- a CDS encoding PTS transporter subunit IIC, with product MKNNKLKAFFHRYFIVGLNGMALGLFCTLIIGLIIKQIGSSFSGPFSIFLIAIASVAMSLTGPVIGIGVAHALESPKLVILASGVTGFIGAFGSALHSGQLVSSAGKIIVSGSGDPLGAFIAVVIGAEIGRLVSGKTKVDIIVTPFITILVGSIIAYFIGPYLIAGMTALGQFIKVSTELQPFIMGIIVSVVMGIVLTLPISSAALSIILGLGGIASGAATIGCSAQMIGFAVISYKENGINGLLAQGLGTSMLQVPNIMRKPIIWLPPIISSAILGPISTIVFKMENNAAGGGMGTSGLVGQLMTWQTMSGSRSSLILLIEILILHFILPAIISLTVVKIMRKKGLIKYGDYKLDL from the coding sequence ATGAAAAACAATAAATTAAAAGCATTCTTTCATCGATACTTTATAGTAGGACTGAACGGAATGGCCTTAGGACTTTTTTGTACTTTGATAATTGGACTTATTATAAAGCAAATAGGATCAAGTTTTAGTGGACCATTTTCCATATTTTTAATCGCTATTGCAAGTGTTGCTATGTCATTAACTGGACCAGTAATAGGTATAGGAGTTGCACATGCTCTTGAATCTCCTAAATTAGTAATTTTAGCTTCAGGAGTAACAGGTTTTATAGGTGCCTTTGGTTCTGCCTTACATTCTGGTCAATTAGTAAGCAGCGCTGGTAAAATTATTGTATCTGGTTCTGGAGATCCATTAGGAGCCTTTATCGCTGTAGTAATCGGGGCTGAAATAGGCAGATTAGTTAGCGGAAAAACAAAAGTAGATATAATTGTAACACCCTTTATAACTATTTTAGTAGGTTCTATAATTGCTTATTTTATAGGACCTTATCTAATAGCTGGTATGACAGCCTTAGGTCAATTTATTAAAGTTTCTACTGAACTACAACCGTTTATTATGGGTATAATAGTGTCAGTAGTTATGGGTATAGTATTGACACTTCCAATAAGTTCAGCTGCACTATCCATTATTTTAGGTTTAGGTGGTATTGCATCAGGTGCTGCAACTATAGGTTGTTCAGCACAAATGATAGGTTTTGCAGTAATTTCTTATAAAGAGAACGGTATAAATGGGCTTTTGGCACAAGGTTTAGGAACTTCAATGCTACAAGTGCCTAACATTATGAGAAAACCAATTATATGGCTACCACCAATTATTTCTAGTGCTATTTTGGGACCAATTTCTACAATTGTATTTAAAATGGAGAACAATGCTGCTGGTGGTGGTATGGGTACATCTGGTTTAGTAGGTCAATTAATGACATGGCAAACAATGTCAGGTTCAAGATCTTCTCTTATTTTACTTATAGAAATACTTATTTTACACTTCATTTTACCGGCTATTATTTCATTAACTGTAGTAAAAATAATGAGAAAAAAAGGTTTGATCAAGTATGGGGATTATAAATTAGATTTATAA
- a CDS encoding 3'-5' exonuclease encodes MENYFLDEYIVVDLETTGLNPQNGDEIIEIGVTEIKGDDIKLNYSRLVKPNSIITTFISNLTNITNEMVENEKKIEEILPKFREYIGDRTVIAHNAKFDVGFLNHYLSIMGLETIENYICTVEMLKTTKNYNGKNKKLETACNFYGIENSNAHRAYSDTHATAKLFLKIREDRL; translated from the coding sequence ATGGAAAATTACTTTTTGGATGAATATATAGTAGTTGATCTTGAAACCACTGGTTTAAATCCGCAAAACGGTGATGAAATTATAGAAATTGGAGTTACAGAAATTAAAGGTGATGATATTAAGCTTAACTACTCAAGATTAGTAAAACCTAATTCAATTATTACAACATTTATCAGTAATCTAACCAATATCACAAATGAGATGGTAGAGAATGAAAAGAAAATTGAAGAGATACTTCCAAAATTTAGAGAATATATAGGAGATAGAACTGTAATTGCACATAATGCAAAATTCGATGTAGGTTTTTTAAATCATTATTTGAGCATTATGGGTTTAGAGACTATAGAAAACTATATATGTACGGTAGAGATGCTTAAAACAACTAAGAATTACAATGGAAAAAATAAAAAATTAGAAACAGCTTGTAATTTTTATGGTATAGAAAATTCAAATGCACATAGAGCTTATTCAGATACACATGCTACTGCTAAATTATTTTTAAAGATTAGAGAAGATAGACTTTAA